From the genome of Deltaproteobacteria bacterium, one region includes:
- the der gene encoding ribosome biogenesis GTPase Der: MGFLVAIVGAPNVGKSTLFNRLIRKKKAIVDDQPGVTRDRNYQEVTWEGKRITLIDTGGFEWDKKGGMDTGLREQVEMALEEADLIVFVGDGQKSLTPADEQVIHRLRKTSKPVIYTVNKIDNPKLAAGLAEYHRLGMDTPLPLSALHGSGVQDLKDAIIAHLPPMEEAAGEEKRIRLAVIGRPNVGKSSWVNAILGFDRVLVSSEPGTTRDAIDTPFDYKGQGYLLVDTAGIRRKARIDQRLEKFSVLGAIKGIDQSDLAVILLDASQGVTDQDARVAGLAFEKGKGCIIGVNKWDLIEKNLKNKKLFLEEIRYHLKYLSFAPILPLSAQTGFGREKLLNTVHQVYRQYIRRVDTGPLNQALKKILSEHSLPLKGGQRVKIYFGTQAETKPPTFVFFANYPENIHFSYQRYMTNKLREYFKFDLCPIRIIFKKREKKS; this comes from the coding sequence ATGGGTTTTTTGGTAGCTATCGTCGGTGCCCCTAATGTCGGCAAGTCCACCCTCTTCAATCGTCTGATTCGAAAAAAAAAGGCCATAGTGGACGATCAGCCCGGGGTCACAAGGGACCGGAATTACCAGGAGGTGACCTGGGAAGGGAAAAGGATCACCCTGATTGATACCGGCGGCTTTGAATGGGACAAGAAAGGGGGCATGGACACAGGACTGCGAGAGCAGGTTGAAATGGCCCTGGAGGAAGCCGACCTGATCGTCTTTGTGGGAGACGGACAAAAAAGTCTGACCCCGGCCGATGAGCAGGTCATCCATCGCTTGCGCAAGACTTCCAAACCGGTCATCTATACGGTTAATAAAATAGATAATCCCAAGTTGGCCGCCGGCCTGGCCGAATATCATCGCCTCGGCATGGATACCCCCCTGCCTCTTTCGGCCCTCCATGGCAGTGGGGTCCAGGACCTGAAAGACGCCATCATCGCCCATCTGCCCCCGATGGAGGAAGCAGCCGGAGAAGAAAAACGGATCCGTTTGGCTGTCATCGGGCGTCCGAATGTCGGCAAGTCCTCCTGGGTCAATGCTATTTTGGGCTTTGACCGGGTTTTAGTGAGTTCCGAGCCGGGGACAACGCGAGATGCCATCGATACCCCCTTTGACTATAAAGGGCAGGGATATCTCCTGGTCGATACGGCCGGGATCCGCCGGAAGGCCCGGATTGACCAGCGGCTGGAAAAATTCTCCGTCCTCGGGGCCATCAAGGGGATCGATCAATCGGATCTAGCCGTCATCCTGCTGGATGCCTCACAAGGCGTAACCGATCAGGATGCCCGGGTGGCGGGTCTCGCTTTTGAAAAAGGCAAAGGCTGTATCATCGGGGTCAACAAGTGGGACCTGATTGAAAAAAATCTCAAAAATAAAAAACTATTTTTAGAAGAGATCCGTTACCACCTTAAATATCTCTCCTTCGCTCCGATCCTGCCCCTTTCGGCCCAAACCGGATTTGGCAGAGAAAAACTCTTAAATACCGTCCATCAGGTTTACCGCCAATATATCCGCCGGGTGGATACCGGCCCCCTGAACCAGGCCCTGAAAAAAATCCTTTCCGAGCACTCTCTGCCTTTAAAAGGCGGGCAGCGCGTTAAAATTTACTTTGGGACCCAGGCGGAAACCAAACCGCCCACCTTTGTCTTTTTTGCCAATTATCCGGAAAATATCCATTTTTCCTACCAGCGGTATATGACCAATAAGCTTCGGGAATATTTTAAATTCGATCTCTGCCCGATCCGGATCATCTTCAAGAAAAGGGAAAAGAAGT
- a CDS encoding PIN domain-containing protein: MIFLDTSAFLAIENKRDTHHLQAVTFRDSCLKAGTPFITTDYVLDESYTVIRFRAGYHIAIQFGEDLRKSQFLRIEHITPEIIEKAWQLFKNFSDHDFSFTDCTSFIIMERLQIPTAFSFDNHFKEYGRFTVGP; the protein is encoded by the coding sequence ATGATTTTCCTGGATACCTCTGCCTTTTTGGCCATTGAAAATAAACGGGATACCCATCATCTTCAAGCCGTTACCTTTCGGGATTCCTGTCTAAAAGCAGGTACCCCCTTTATCACTACAGATTATGTTCTGGACGAAAGCTATACAGTGATCCGTTTTCGGGCCGGATATCATATTGCCATTCAATTTGGTGAAGACCTCCGAAAAAGTCAATTCCTTCGAATTGAACATATAACCCCTGAAATTATTGAGAAGGCCTGGCAACTCTTTAAAAATTTCTCCGATCATGATTTCAGTTTCACCGATTGTACCAGTTTTATCATTATGGAGCGCCTTCAAATTCCAACGGCTTTTTCTTTCGATAATCATTTTAAAGAATACGGTCGTTTTACTGTCGGACCGTAA